In a genomic window of Poecilia reticulata strain Guanapo linkage group LG22, Guppy_female_1.0+MT, whole genome shotgun sequence:
- the zbtb24 gene encoding zinc finger and BTB domain-containing protein 24 has translation MSVKETASSSSIIPLRSDEHQQSILSKFDKLRKKDLLCDITLVVEDVHFKAHKALLAASSEYFSLMFTAEQPVPRSTYRLDGMAAKTFGAVLEFIYSAQVCVEESSTEQLLATAQRVKVSELVHVLVELTDSTGTKDEKTPDRTEAADLSKRKRGRPKKSAGGFRDGSDDVQAAEGDPAEDHNTGSGQRRQSKRKIRTPVKYKGYRISGDGAGSKEPGGRGYMRKYPNTEARCDDCGKVFKHHLFLKIHQRTHTGEKPFHCSVCGRSFTQKHTLLAHQRIHTGEKPFVCGICSKALSTKHSLQEHMNLHEGQKSYDCDKCEKTFTQKKQLKSHYRVHTGKSLPECDLCHHKFMDAAQLKKHLRTHTGEKPFTCEICGKCFTAKSTLQTHIMIHRGEKPYKCSICEKSFSDPSARRRHIASHSGKKPFTCSFCGLSFTRPDNLKTHTKSHNKERPAATATEASPAAPPEEPRNVLHLQPYPPALSSEQEIQLVVAGEVNNINFVPGQDQEISLVAADGETAQSAHSRVTLLAQPAGPIQNLALVAQGDAAAHAPQVHSIGMLESHQPEQMHVITLSKEAMDQLQAHHGPPHPLQIARPLQVMQQPQQLAVAQESSQVHSQAIHISSQVSQPISISQTSEQISSHHIQGQTFQIQAGTVSYLYTTGLPQDSSEECIMQTKM, from the exons atgtctgtgaAAGAAACGGCTTCGTCGTCCTCCATCATCCCCCTGCGCTCTGACGAGCATCAGCAGAGTATTCTGAGCAAATTCGACAAGCTACGGAAAAAAGACCTGCTTTGCGACATAACTCTAGTGGTGGAGGACGTACACTTCAAGGCTCACAAGGCTCTGCTGGCAGCCAGCAGCGAGTACTTCTCCCTCATGTTCACCGCAGAGCAGCCGGTCCCGCGGTCCACCTACAGGCTGGACGGCATGGCGGCGAAGACGTTCGGCGCGGTCCTGGAGTTCATCTACAGCGCCCAGGTGTGTGTGGAGGAGAGCTCCACGGAGCAGCTCCTGGCCACGGCTCAGAGGGTAAAGGTCAGCGAGCTCGTCCACGTCCTCGTTGAGCTCACAGACTCCACAGGCACGAAGGACGAGAAGACGCCAGACAGAACCGAGGCAGCGGACCTGTCGAAACGCAAACGAGGGCGGCCAAAGAAAAGCGCAGGTGGATTCCGTGACGGCTCAGACGATGTCCAGGCTGCAGAGGGTGACCCTGCTGAAGACCACAACACCGGATCTGGCCAGAGGCGTCAAAGCAAACGTAAGATAAGGACGCCGGTTAAATACAAGGGCTACAGGATCAGCGGTGAcggagcaggaagcaaagaGCCGGGGGGGAGGGGCTACATGAGGAAGTACCCCAACACTGAGGCGCGATGCGACGACTGCGGGAAAGTCTTCAAGCACCATCTGTTTTTAAAGATCCACCAAAGAACTCACACCG GAGAGAAACCATTCCACTGCTCCGTCTGTGGGAGGAGCTTCACTCAGAAGCACACCTTGCTGGCTCACCAACGCATTCACACGGGGGAGAAGCCGTTCGTTTGCGGCATCTGCTCAAAAGCGCTTTCCACCAAACACTCCCTGCAGGAGCACATGAACCTCCACGAAG GACAGAAATCCTACGACTGTGATAAATGTGAAAAGACCTTCACTCaaaagaaacaactgaaaagCCACTACAGAGTTCACACAG gTAAATCGTTACCAGAGTGTGATCTGTGTCATCACAAGTTTATGGATGCAGCTCAGCTGAAGAAGCACCTCAGAACTCAcactg gtgagaagcctttcacTTGTGAAATCTGTGGCAAATGTTTCACAGCCAAGAGCACGCTGCAGACACACATCATGATTCACAG AGGTGAGAAGCCGTATAAATGTAGCATCTGTGAGAAGTCTTTCTCAGACCCCAGCGCCAGGCGGCGCCACATCGCCTCCCACTCTGGGAAGAAACCCTTCACCTGCTCCTTCTGTGGCCTGTCCTTTACCCGGCCGGACAACCTGAAAACGCACACGAAGTCTCACAACAAGGAGAGACCCGCCGCCACGGCGACCGAGGCCTCACCAGCCGCGCCGCCGGAGGAGCCGCGCAACGTCCTCCATCTGCAGCCATACCCGCCGGCGCTCAGCTCTGAGCAGGAGATCCAGCTGGTGGTGGCTGGCGAGGTGAACAACATCAACTTCGTTCCGGGTCAGGATCAGGAGATCAGCCTAGTCGCCGCTGACGGAGAGACGGCGCAGTCGGCCCACTCCAGGGTCACCCTCCTGGCCCAGCCGGCGGGGCCGATCCAGAACCTGGCGCTGGTCGCTCAGGGAGACGCCGCGGCCCACGCCCCGCAGGTTCACTCCATCGGCATGTTGGAGAGCCACCAGCCGGAGCAGATGCACGTCATCACCCTGAGTAAAGAAGCCATGGACCAGCTGCAGGCCCACCACGGCCCGCCGCATCCTCTGCAGATAGCGCGGCCCCTCCAGGTGAtgcagcagccgcagcagctgGCCGTGGCGCAGGAGAGCTCGCAGGTTCACAGCCAGGCCATCCACATCAGCAGCCAGGTCAGCCAACCGATCTCCATCAGCCAGACCAGCGAGCAGATCTCCAGCCACCACATCCAGGGGCAGACATTCCAGATCCAGGCGGGGACCGTGTCTTACCTGTACACCACTGGCCTTCCCCAGGACAGCTCAGAGGAATGCATTATGCAAACTAAGATGTGA
- the ddo gene encoding D-aspartate oxidase: MTGVRVVVVGAGVVGLSTAVCIAESLPVCSVTLLAEKFSPDTTSDGAAGIVFAAPFPDIPLERQRRWFKDSFDHLLAIAQSQHAPDAGVILSSGWQIFKEVPATKEPYWSDLVIGFRAMTDRELKRFPDHKFGQVFTTVKCECSSYLPWLEERFRKAGGRVEQRRVSSLQELGDGFDLVVNCSGLGSKALVGDPGVYPVRGQVLQVEAPWLTHFIRDGDGKTYIYPGVHSVTIGGTRQEGDWRLHVDRGDSASILERCSRLEPSLKKAKVLGEWVGLRPSRRNPRVERERMLLQGRTSVPVVHNYGHGGWGVTIAWGTALDALGLVRQCLKEMPRAKL, translated from the exons ATGACGGGAGTCCGGGTGGTCGTGGTGGGGGCCGGGGTGGTCGGGCTCTCCACCGCCGTCTGCATCGCGGAGTCGCTGCCCGTCTGCTCGGTCACGCTGCTGGCGGAGAAGTTCAGCCCGGACACCACCAGTGATGGAGCTGCCGGGATCGTGTTTGCGGCTCCATTTCCAG aTATTCCTCTGGAAAGACAACGCCGCTGGTTCAAGGACAGCTTTGATCACCTTCTGGCTATCGCACAATCCCAGCACGCTCCAGATGCCGGCGTAATACTCAGCTCTGG CTGGCAGATTTTTAAGGAGGTCCCAGCCACCAAGGAGCCGTACTGGTCCGACTTGGTGATTGGCTTCAGAGCCATGACCGACCGTGAACTGAAACGTTTTCCAGACCACAAGTTTGGACAAGTGTTCACTACTGTAAAATGTGAATGCTCCAGCTACCTTCCCTGGCTTGAGGAGAG GTTTAGAAAAGCAGGAGGCCGGGTGGAGCAGAGGAGAGTCAGCAGCCTGCAGGAGTTAGGTGACGGTTTTGACCTCGTCGTCAACTGCTCCGGTCTCGGCTCCAAAGCGCTGGTGGGAGACCCAGGCGTGTACCCAGTCAGGGGCCAGGTCCTCCAGGTGGAGGCCCCCTGGTTGACGCACTTCATCAGGGACGGGGACGGGAAGACCTACATCTACCCCGGCGTCCACAGCGTCACCATAGGCGGGACGAGACAGGAGGGAGACTGGCGCCTCCATGTGGACAGAGGAGACAGCGCCAGCATCCTGGAGCGCTGCAGCAGGCTGGAGCCGTCCCTGAAGAAAGCGAAGGTTCTGGGCGAGTGGGTCGGGTTGAGGCCGAGCAGGAGGAACCCCAGGGTGGAGAGGGAGAGGATGCTCCTGCAGGGCCGCACAAGCGTGCCGGTCGTTCACAACTACGGCCACGGGGGCTGGGGGGTCACCATTGCCTGGGGTACGGCTTTGGACGCCCTGGGGCTGGTCAGACAGTGCCTGAAAGAAATGCCTCGGGCTAAGCTGTAG
- the foxo3a gene encoding forkhead box protein O3a: MAEAPLSCDEPPPNVEIDPDFEPQKRPRSCTWPLPRPESGAGKPGANDADVIPEEEDDEGGSAENGSVQKNGDSVKEPSGGSISQPVELQGGPRKEEAADGSPSSAQIPGAALCGSASQQLRKSSARRNAWGNYSYADLITQAIESSPEKRLTLSQIYDWMVRSVPYFKDRGDSNSSAGWKNSIRHNLSLHSRFVKVQNEGTGKSSWWIVNPEGGKGGKAPRRRAVSMDNSKYIKGARGRATKKKASLQAAQDGSSESSSSLSKWTGSPTSRSSDELDAWTDFRSRTNSNASTLSGRLSPILANLELDEVPDDDSPLSPMLYSSPSSMSPSTGPTGLPDLAGTMNLNDGLSDNLMDNLLDNISLTATQQPPPGEEDPGAISQGGSVFTFSCASSPSGGYGPNPLFSPTSITSLRQSPMQTIQENKQTTFTSISHFSDHQDLLSLDSPSHNNVLLTQSDPLMSQASTAIALQNSRRNAMLLRKDPMMANLSGVGQSASVPGWQAGLPTPDNDGGGHANGKPPHLKSPGKNATMQDRFPGDLDLDVFNDSLEYDMDSIIRNELMEADCLDLSFDVRLDSTSTQNGNRNSGSFSDAKQTSPQSWVPS, translated from the exons ATGGCCGAGGCGCCGCTCAGCTGCGACGAGCCTCCCCCGAACGTTGAGATCGACCCGGACTTCGAGCCCCAAAAGCGGCCGCGGTCCTGCACTTGGCCGCTGCCCCGGCCGGAGTCCGGCGCGGGCAAGCCCGGGGCGAATGACGCTGACGTAATCCCcgaagaggaggatgatgaggGTGGGAGCGCAGAGAACGGCTCCGTGCAGAAAAACGGCGACTCTGTGAAAGAGCCGAGCGGCGGCTCCATCTCCCAGCCCGTGGAGCTCCAGGGCGGCCCCCGCAAAGAGGAGGCCGCCGACGGATCCCCTTCCTCCGCACAGATCCCCGGGGCGGCTCTCTGCGGCTCTGCCTCCCAGCAGCTGAGGAAGTCCTCCGCCCGCAGGAACGCCTGGGGCAACTACTCCTATGCAGACCTCATTACCCAGGCCATCGAGAGCTCGCCGGAGAAGAGGCTGACCTTGTCCCAGATCTACGACTGGATGGTGAGGTCTGTGCCATATTTCAAGGACAGAGGCGACAGCAACAGCTCCGCTGGCTGGAAG aattccATTCGACACAATCTCTCCCTCCACAGCCGGTTTGTGAAAGTCCAGAATGAAGGGACAGGGAAGAGCTCTTGGTGGATAGTCAATCCGGAAGGCGGTAAAGGAGGCAAAGCTCCCCGTCGCCGGGCCGTGTCAATGGATAACAGCAAGTACATCAAGGGAGCCCGAGGACGGGCCACCAAGAAGAAAGCCTCTCTGCAAGCTGCGCAGGACGGCAGCTCTGAGAGCTCCTCCAGCCTCTCCAAATGGACGGGGAGTCCAACGTCCCGCAGCAGCGACGAGCTGGACGCCTGGACAGACTTCCGCTCCCGGACCAACTCCAATGCCAGCACGCTCAGCGGCCGCTTGTCCCCGATCCTGGCTAACCTGGAGCTGGACGAGGTCCCCGACGATGACTCTCCTCTGTCCCCCATGCTGTACTCCAGCCCCAGCAGCATGTCCCCGTCCACAGGACCCACAGGACTCCCTGACCTGGCTGGTACGATGAACCTGAACGACGGGCTGTCGGACAACTTGATGGACAACCTTTTAGACAACATCAGCCTCACTGCAACCCAGCAGCCTCCTCCTGGAGAGGAAGACCCCGGAGCCATCAGCCAGGGAGGCTCCGTGTTTACCTTCAGCTGCGCCAGCAGTCCCTCCGGAGGCTACGGGCCAAACCCTCTCTTCAGCCCCACGTCCATCACAAGCCTGCGGCAGTCACCTATGCAGACCATCCAGGAGAACAAGCAGACTACCTTCACTTCCATCTCGCACTTTAGTGATCACCAGGACCTACTGAGCCTGGACTCCCCCAGCCACAACAACGTCCTGCTCACCCAGTCTGACCCCCTGATGTCGCAGGCCAGCACCGCCATCGCCCTGCAGAACTCTCGCCGAAACGCTATGCTGCTCCGCAAGGACCCCATGATGGCTAATCTCAGCGGAGTGGGCCAAAGCGCTTCAGTGCCTGGTTGGCAAGCTGGCTTGCCGACCCCCGACAACGACGGAGGCGGTCACGCCAATGGCAAACCGCCGCACCTGAAGTCTCCCGGCAAGAACGCCACGATGCAGGACCGCTTCCCTGGTGATCTGGACCTGGACGTGTTCAACGACAGTCTGGAGTACGACATGGACTCAATCATCCGCAACGAACTGATGGAAGCGGACTGCCTGGATCTGAGCTTCGACGTCCGCCTCGACTCCACCTCCACCCAGAACGGCAACAGAAACTCGGGAAGCTTCTCCGACGCAAAACAGACCTCCCCTCAGAGCTGGGTGCCGAGCTGA